A genomic region of Ovis aries strain OAR_USU_Benz2616 breed Rambouillet chromosome 20, ARS-UI_Ramb_v3.0, whole genome shotgun sequence contains the following coding sequences:
- the GTPBP2 gene encoding GTP-binding protein 2 isoform X1 yields MDSRVSELFGGCCRPGGGPAVGGTLKARGAGGSSSCGGPKGKKKNGRNRGSKANNPPYLPPEAEDGNIEYKLKLVNPSQYRFEHLVTQMKWRLQEGRGEAVYQIGVEDNGLLVGLAEEEMRASLKTLHRMAEKVGADITVLREREVDYDSDTPRKITEVLVRKVPDNQQFLDLRVAVLGNVDSGKSTLLGVLTQGELDNGRGRARLNLFRHLHEIQSGRTSSISFEILGFNSKGEVVNYSDSRTAEEICESSSKMITFIDLAGHHKYLHTTIFGLTSYCPDCALLLVSANTGIAGTTREHLGLALALKVPFFIVVSKVDLCAKTTVERTVRQLERVLKQPGCHKVPMLVTSEDDAVTAAQQFAQSPNITPIFTLSSVSGESLDLLKVFLNILPPLTNSKEQEELMQQLTEFQVDEIYTVPEVGTVVGGTLSSGICREGDQLVVGPTDDGCFLELRVCSIQRNRSACRVLRAGQAATLALGDFDRALLRKGMVMVSPEMNPTICSVFEAEIVLLFHATTFRRGFQVTVHVGNVRQTAVVEKIHAKDKLRTGEKAVVRFRFLKHPEYLKVGAKLLFREGVTKGIGHVTDVQAIAAGEAQANMGF; encoded by the exons ATGGACTCGCGGGTATCGGAGCTGTTCGGCGGCTGCTGCCGGCCCGGAGGGGGCCCGGCCGTGGGCGGAACCCTCAAGGCTAGGGGCGCCGGCGGCAGCAGTAGCTGCGGTGGCCcgaaggggaagaaaaagaacgGAAGGAACAGAGGGAGCAAAGCCAACAACCCCCCGTACCTGCCCCCCGAG GCTGAAGATGGAAACATCGAATATAAA CTGAAGCTGGTGAACCCATCCCAGTATCGTTTTGAGCACCTGGTGACACAGATGAAGTGGCGGCTCCAGGAGGGCCGTGGTGAGGCCGTCTACCAGATTGGGGTAGAGGACAATGGGCTGCTGGTGGGGCTGGCTGAGGAGGAGATGCGGGCTTCCCTCAAGACCCTGCACCGGATGGCAGAGAA AGTTGGGGCAGACATCACTGTTCTCCGGGAGCGAGAAGTGGACTATGATAGCGACACACCCCGGAAGATCACTGAGGTGCTAGTACGAAAGGTTCCTGACAACCAACAG TTCCTGGACCTCCGTGTGGCCGTCCTGGGGAATGTGGACTCAGGGAAGTCAACTCTGCTTGgagtcctgacccagggagagcTGGACAATGGGCGGGGCCGGGCCCGGCTCAACCTTTTCCGCCACCTGCATGAAATTCAGTCCGGCCGAACCTCCAGCATCAGCTTCGAGATCCTGGGCTTTAACAGCAAGGGAGAG GTGGTGAATTACAGTGACTCAAGGACGGCAGAAGAGATCTGTGAGAGCAGCTCCAAGATGATCACCTTCATCGACCTGGCAGGCCACCACAAGTACCTGCACACCACCATCTTCGGCCTCACCTCCTACTGCCCCGACTGCGCCCTGCTCCTCGTCAGTGCAAACACTGGGATCG CTGGCACCACACGGGAACACCTGGGGCTGGCACTGGCCCTGAAAGTGCCCTTCTTCATCGTGGTCAGCAAGGTGGACCTGTGTGCCAAGACTACCGTGGAGAGGACAGTACGCCAGCTAGAGCGGGTCCTCAAGCAGCCTGGCTGCCACAAGGTTCCCATGCTGGTCACCTCCGAGGACGATGCCGTCACTGCTGCACAGCAGTTTGCCCAGTCCCCCAA CATCACCCCTATCTTCACACTGTCCAGCGTGTCTGGAGAGAGCCTGGACCTGCTCAAAGTCTTTCTGAACATTTTGCCTCCACTCACCAATAGCAAAGAGCAGGAAGAGCTCATGCAGCAGCTGACAGAGTTCCAG GTGGATGAAATCTACACGGTACCAGAGGTGGGCACAGTTGTTGGAGGGACACTTTCCAG TGGGATTTGCCGTGAGGGGGACCAGCTGGTGGTAGGCCCCACAGATGATGGCTGCTTCCTGGAGCTCAGAGTTTGCAGCATCCAACGCAACCGCTCTGCCTGTCGTGTGCTGCGAGCTGGTCAGGCCGCTACGCTGGCCCTCGGGGACTTTGACAGAGCTCTCCTTCGCAAG GGCATGGTGATGGTGAGCCCAGAGATGAATCCCACCATCTGCTCAGTGTTCGAGGCAGAGATAGTGCTGCTGTTCCATGCCACCACCTTCCGGCGAGGCTTCCAGGTGACAGTTCACGTGGGCAACGTACGCCAGACAGCAGTGGTGGAGAAGATCCATGCAAAG GACAAGCTGCGGacaggggagaaggcagtggtacgTTTCCGCTTCCTGAAACACCCAGAGTACCTGAAGGTGGGCGCCAAGCTGCTGTTCCGGGAGGGTGTCACCAAGGGCATCGGCCATGTCACTGATGTGCAAGCCATTGCAGCAGGAGAGGCCCAGGCCAACATGGGCTTCTGA
- the GTPBP2 gene encoding GTP-binding protein 2 isoform X3, with protein sequence MAFDRHLPKQAEDGNIEYKLKLVNPSQYRFEHLVTQMKWRLQEGRGEAVYQIGVEDNGLLVGLAEEEMRASLKTLHRMAEKVGADITVLREREVDYDSDTPRKITEVLVRKVPDNQQFLDLRVAVLGNVDSGKSTLLGVLTQGELDNGRGRARLNLFRHLHEIQSGRTSSISFEILGFNSKGEVVNYSDSRTAEEICESSSKMITFIDLAGHHKYLHTTIFGLTSYCPDCALLLVSANTGIAGTTREHLGLALALKVPFFIVVSKVDLCAKTTVERTVRQLERVLKQPGCHKVPMLVTSEDDAVTAAQQFAQSPNITPIFTLSSVSGESLDLLKVFLNILPPLTNSKEQEELMQQLTEFQVDEIYTVPEVGTVVGGTLSSGICREGDQLVVGPTDDGCFLELRVCSIQRNRSACRVLRAGQAATLALGDFDRALLRKGMVMVSPEMNPTICSVFEAEIVLLFHATTFRRGFQVTVHVGNVRQTAVVEKIHAKDKLRTGEKAVVRFRFLKHPEYLKVGAKLLFREGVTKGIGHVTDVQAIAAGEAQANMGF encoded by the exons ATGGCCTTTGACAGACACCTGCCTAAACAA GCTGAAGATGGAAACATCGAATATAAA CTGAAGCTGGTGAACCCATCCCAGTATCGTTTTGAGCACCTGGTGACACAGATGAAGTGGCGGCTCCAGGAGGGCCGTGGTGAGGCCGTCTACCAGATTGGGGTAGAGGACAATGGGCTGCTGGTGGGGCTGGCTGAGGAGGAGATGCGGGCTTCCCTCAAGACCCTGCACCGGATGGCAGAGAA AGTTGGGGCAGACATCACTGTTCTCCGGGAGCGAGAAGTGGACTATGATAGCGACACACCCCGGAAGATCACTGAGGTGCTAGTACGAAAGGTTCCTGACAACCAACAG TTCCTGGACCTCCGTGTGGCCGTCCTGGGGAATGTGGACTCAGGGAAGTCAACTCTGCTTGgagtcctgacccagggagagcTGGACAATGGGCGGGGCCGGGCCCGGCTCAACCTTTTCCGCCACCTGCATGAAATTCAGTCCGGCCGAACCTCCAGCATCAGCTTCGAGATCCTGGGCTTTAACAGCAAGGGAGAG GTGGTGAATTACAGTGACTCAAGGACGGCAGAAGAGATCTGTGAGAGCAGCTCCAAGATGATCACCTTCATCGACCTGGCAGGCCACCACAAGTACCTGCACACCACCATCTTCGGCCTCACCTCCTACTGCCCCGACTGCGCCCTGCTCCTCGTCAGTGCAAACACTGGGATCG CTGGCACCACACGGGAACACCTGGGGCTGGCACTGGCCCTGAAAGTGCCCTTCTTCATCGTGGTCAGCAAGGTGGACCTGTGTGCCAAGACTACCGTGGAGAGGACAGTACGCCAGCTAGAGCGGGTCCTCAAGCAGCCTGGCTGCCACAAGGTTCCCATGCTGGTCACCTCCGAGGACGATGCCGTCACTGCTGCACAGCAGTTTGCCCAGTCCCCCAA CATCACCCCTATCTTCACACTGTCCAGCGTGTCTGGAGAGAGCCTGGACCTGCTCAAAGTCTTTCTGAACATTTTGCCTCCACTCACCAATAGCAAAGAGCAGGAAGAGCTCATGCAGCAGCTGACAGAGTTCCAG GTGGATGAAATCTACACGGTACCAGAGGTGGGCACAGTTGTTGGAGGGACACTTTCCAG TGGGATTTGCCGTGAGGGGGACCAGCTGGTGGTAGGCCCCACAGATGATGGCTGCTTCCTGGAGCTCAGAGTTTGCAGCATCCAACGCAACCGCTCTGCCTGTCGTGTGCTGCGAGCTGGTCAGGCCGCTACGCTGGCCCTCGGGGACTTTGACAGAGCTCTCCTTCGCAAG GGCATGGTGATGGTGAGCCCAGAGATGAATCCCACCATCTGCTCAGTGTTCGAGGCAGAGATAGTGCTGCTGTTCCATGCCACCACCTTCCGGCGAGGCTTCCAGGTGACAGTTCACGTGGGCAACGTACGCCAGACAGCAGTGGTGGAGAAGATCCATGCAAAG GACAAGCTGCGGacaggggagaaggcagtggtacgTTTCCGCTTCCTGAAACACCCAGAGTACCTGAAGGTGGGCGCCAAGCTGCTGTTCCGGGAGGGTGTCACCAAGGGCATCGGCCATGTCACTGATGTGCAAGCCATTGCAGCAGGAGAGGCCCAGGCCAACATGGGCTTCTGA
- the GTPBP2 gene encoding GTP-binding protein 2 isoform X2 encodes MDSSRSEPLQGSPEAEDGNIEYKLKLVNPSQYRFEHLVTQMKWRLQEGRGEAVYQIGVEDNGLLVGLAEEEMRASLKTLHRMAEKVGADITVLREREVDYDSDTPRKITEVLVRKVPDNQQFLDLRVAVLGNVDSGKSTLLGVLTQGELDNGRGRARLNLFRHLHEIQSGRTSSISFEILGFNSKGEVVNYSDSRTAEEICESSSKMITFIDLAGHHKYLHTTIFGLTSYCPDCALLLVSANTGIAGTTREHLGLALALKVPFFIVVSKVDLCAKTTVERTVRQLERVLKQPGCHKVPMLVTSEDDAVTAAQQFAQSPNITPIFTLSSVSGESLDLLKVFLNILPPLTNSKEQEELMQQLTEFQVDEIYTVPEVGTVVGGTLSSGICREGDQLVVGPTDDGCFLELRVCSIQRNRSACRVLRAGQAATLALGDFDRALLRKGMVMVSPEMNPTICSVFEAEIVLLFHATTFRRGFQVTVHVGNVRQTAVVEKIHAKDKLRTGEKAVVRFRFLKHPEYLKVGAKLLFREGVTKGIGHVTDVQAIAAGEAQANMGF; translated from the exons ATGGACTCCAGCAGGTCTGAACCTCTGCAAGGATCACCAGAG GCTGAAGATGGAAACATCGAATATAAA CTGAAGCTGGTGAACCCATCCCAGTATCGTTTTGAGCACCTGGTGACACAGATGAAGTGGCGGCTCCAGGAGGGCCGTGGTGAGGCCGTCTACCAGATTGGGGTAGAGGACAATGGGCTGCTGGTGGGGCTGGCTGAGGAGGAGATGCGGGCTTCCCTCAAGACCCTGCACCGGATGGCAGAGAA AGTTGGGGCAGACATCACTGTTCTCCGGGAGCGAGAAGTGGACTATGATAGCGACACACCCCGGAAGATCACTGAGGTGCTAGTACGAAAGGTTCCTGACAACCAACAG TTCCTGGACCTCCGTGTGGCCGTCCTGGGGAATGTGGACTCAGGGAAGTCAACTCTGCTTGgagtcctgacccagggagagcTGGACAATGGGCGGGGCCGGGCCCGGCTCAACCTTTTCCGCCACCTGCATGAAATTCAGTCCGGCCGAACCTCCAGCATCAGCTTCGAGATCCTGGGCTTTAACAGCAAGGGAGAG GTGGTGAATTACAGTGACTCAAGGACGGCAGAAGAGATCTGTGAGAGCAGCTCCAAGATGATCACCTTCATCGACCTGGCAGGCCACCACAAGTACCTGCACACCACCATCTTCGGCCTCACCTCCTACTGCCCCGACTGCGCCCTGCTCCTCGTCAGTGCAAACACTGGGATCG CTGGCACCACACGGGAACACCTGGGGCTGGCACTGGCCCTGAAAGTGCCCTTCTTCATCGTGGTCAGCAAGGTGGACCTGTGTGCCAAGACTACCGTGGAGAGGACAGTACGCCAGCTAGAGCGGGTCCTCAAGCAGCCTGGCTGCCACAAGGTTCCCATGCTGGTCACCTCCGAGGACGATGCCGTCACTGCTGCACAGCAGTTTGCCCAGTCCCCCAA CATCACCCCTATCTTCACACTGTCCAGCGTGTCTGGAGAGAGCCTGGACCTGCTCAAAGTCTTTCTGAACATTTTGCCTCCACTCACCAATAGCAAAGAGCAGGAAGAGCTCATGCAGCAGCTGACAGAGTTCCAG GTGGATGAAATCTACACGGTACCAGAGGTGGGCACAGTTGTTGGAGGGACACTTTCCAG TGGGATTTGCCGTGAGGGGGACCAGCTGGTGGTAGGCCCCACAGATGATGGCTGCTTCCTGGAGCTCAGAGTTTGCAGCATCCAACGCAACCGCTCTGCCTGTCGTGTGCTGCGAGCTGGTCAGGCCGCTACGCTGGCCCTCGGGGACTTTGACAGAGCTCTCCTTCGCAAG GGCATGGTGATGGTGAGCCCAGAGATGAATCCCACCATCTGCTCAGTGTTCGAGGCAGAGATAGTGCTGCTGTTCCATGCCACCACCTTCCGGCGAGGCTTCCAGGTGACAGTTCACGTGGGCAACGTACGCCAGACAGCAGTGGTGGAGAAGATCCATGCAAAG GACAAGCTGCGGacaggggagaaggcagtggtacgTTTCCGCTTCCTGAAACACCCAGAGTACCTGAAGGTGGGCGCCAAGCTGCTGTTCCGGGAGGGTGTCACCAAGGGCATCGGCCATGTCACTGATGTGCAAGCCATTGCAGCAGGAGAGGCCCAGGCCAACATGGGCTTCTGA
- the MAD2L1BP gene encoding MAD2L1-binding protein isoform X2, with protein MENGEEVVMAAPEPEVQSPAAVPDLEWCEKSEETQDPQIELLETTSTQEPSNPLEPFRPRDCMVPVVFPGPVSQEGCCRFTCELLKHIMYQRQQLPLPYEQLKHFYRKPFPQAEDVVKKKPRATAEVSGRKCQQTLAELESVLSHLEGLFARTLVPRVLILLGGNALSPKEFYELDLSRLAPNSMDPSLSTAACLRRLFRAIFLADAFSELQVPPLMGTIVMAQGHRDCGEDWFRPKLNYRVPSRGHKLTVTLSCGRPTIPAATWEDYIWFQAPVTLKGFHE; from the exons ATGGAGAACGGGGAGGAGGTAGTGATGGCGGCCCCGGAGCCGGAAGTGCAGTCCCCGGCCGCAGTCCCTG ATTTGGAGTGGTGTGAGAAGTCGGAGGAAACCCAGGACCCCCAGATAGAACTACTTGAGACCACCTCCACCCAGGAACCTTCCAACCCTTTGGAGCCCTTTCGTCCCAGAGACTGCATGGTGCCAGTGGTGTTTCCTGGGCCTGTGAGCCAGGAAGGCTGCTGTCGCTTTACTTGTGAACTTCTAAAACATATCATGTACCAACGCCAGCAACTACCTCTGCCCTACGAACAGCTTAAGCACTTCTACCGAAAACCTTTTCCCCAG GCAGAGGACGTGGTGAAGAAGAAACCTCGGGCCACTGCTGAGGTGAGCGGCAGGAAATGCCAGCAAACCCTGGCAGAACTGGAGAGTGTCCTCAGCCACCTGGAGGGACTCTTTGCCCGGACACTAGTCCCTCGAGTGCTGATCCTCCTTGGGGGCAATGCCCTCAGCCCCAAGGAGTTCTACGAGCTTGACTTGTCCCGATTAGCCCCCAACAGCATGGACCCGAGCCTGAGCACAGCAGCCTGTTTGCGCCGCCTCTTCCGAGCCATTTTCCTGGCCGATGCCTTCAGTGAGCTGCAGGTCCCTCCACTCATGGGCACCATCGTCATGGCACAGGGTCACCGCGACTGTGGAGAAGATTGGTTTCGACCCAAGCTCAACTACAGAGTGCCCAGCCGGGGCCACAAGCTGACTGTGACCTTGTCCTGTGGCCGACCTACCATCCCAGCTGCAACCTGGGAGGATTACATTTGGTTCCAGGCACCAGTGACACTGAAAGGCTTCCACGAATGA
- the MAD2L1BP gene encoding MAD2L1-binding protein isoform X1, with protein MENGEEVVMAAPEPEVQSPAAVPVDLEWCEKSEETQDPQIELLETTSTQEPSNPLEPFRPRDCMVPVVFPGPVSQEGCCRFTCELLKHIMYQRQQLPLPYEQLKHFYRKPFPQAEDVVKKKPRATAEVSGRKCQQTLAELESVLSHLEGLFARTLVPRVLILLGGNALSPKEFYELDLSRLAPNSMDPSLSTAACLRRLFRAIFLADAFSELQVPPLMGTIVMAQGHRDCGEDWFRPKLNYRVPSRGHKLTVTLSCGRPTIPAATWEDYIWFQAPVTLKGFHE; from the exons ATGGAGAACGGGGAGGAGGTAGTGATGGCGGCCCCGGAGCCGGAAGTGCAGTCCCCGGCCGCAGTCCCTG TAGATTTGGAGTGGTGTGAGAAGTCGGAGGAAACCCAGGACCCCCAGATAGAACTACTTGAGACCACCTCCACCCAGGAACCTTCCAACCCTTTGGAGCCCTTTCGTCCCAGAGACTGCATGGTGCCAGTGGTGTTTCCTGGGCCTGTGAGCCAGGAAGGCTGCTGTCGCTTTACTTGTGAACTTCTAAAACATATCATGTACCAACGCCAGCAACTACCTCTGCCCTACGAACAGCTTAAGCACTTCTACCGAAAACCTTTTCCCCAG GCAGAGGACGTGGTGAAGAAGAAACCTCGGGCCACTGCTGAGGTGAGCGGCAGGAAATGCCAGCAAACCCTGGCAGAACTGGAGAGTGTCCTCAGCCACCTGGAGGGACTCTTTGCCCGGACACTAGTCCCTCGAGTGCTGATCCTCCTTGGGGGCAATGCCCTCAGCCCCAAGGAGTTCTACGAGCTTGACTTGTCCCGATTAGCCCCCAACAGCATGGACCCGAGCCTGAGCACAGCAGCCTGTTTGCGCCGCCTCTTCCGAGCCATTTTCCTGGCCGATGCCTTCAGTGAGCTGCAGGTCCCTCCACTCATGGGCACCATCGTCATGGCACAGGGTCACCGCGACTGTGGAGAAGATTGGTTTCGACCCAAGCTCAACTACAGAGTGCCCAGCCGGGGCCACAAGCTGACTGTGACCTTGTCCTGTGGCCGACCTACCATCCCAGCTGCAACCTGGGAGGATTACATTTGGTTCCAGGCACCAGTGACACTGAAAGGCTTCCACGAATGA